From the Mycobacterium sp. DL592 genome, the window ACCGACCCCAACCACGTCGAGGCCAAGGGTGCGCTGCGGCAGATCACCTTCCTGCAGCGTGCCACCGCGCAGCGGCCCGACGCCGTCGCGGTGGCTGCCGCGGCGCCCGACGACATCGAGGCGGCCTTCGCAGCGGCCGACGTGGAACTGCTCAACCAGGACGTCAGTGCGGCCTTCGACCGGCTGATCGCCCTGGTGCGGCGGACATCCGGCGACGAGCGCACTGCGGTGCGCACCCGGCTCATCGAGCTCTTCGAGCTGTTCGACCCCGCCGACCCGGACGTGATCAAGGGCCGGCGCAACCTCGCCAACGCGCTGTACTAGCCCGCCGGGTGTGCATCCTGATACGCCGGGAGCGGCGTGTCGAGGATGAAACCGCACACTCGGCGACAGGGCCTGCGCCCGACTAGGCGGGTTCGAGCCAGATTGCCGAGGTAGGCGGCAGCACCAGCGTCGCCGACGCGGGGCGGCCGTGCCACGGATCATCGGTGGCCTCGACGGCGCCGAAATTCCCCGCGCCGCCGCCGTTGTAGATCGACGCGTCGGTGTTGAGCACCTCCCGCCAGGTGCCCGCGTGCGGCAGACCCAGCCGGTACTGGGTGTGCTCGGAGCCGGCGAAGTTGAACACGCACGCCAGCACCGACCCGTCGTTGCCGTAGCGCAGGAAGCTCAGCACGTTATTCGCCGAGTCGTTGGCGTCGATCCACGAGTAGCCCTCGGGCCGGCTGTCCTGGCTCCACAGTGCGGGGCGGGTCCGATAGATCTGGTTCATGTCGGCGACGAACCGCAGGATGCCGTCGGAGAAGCTGTTCTCGTCGAGTTGGTACCAGTCGATCCCGCGTTCCTCCGACCACTCGGCACGCTGACCGAACTCCTGGCCCATGAACAGCAGCTGCTTACCCGGATGCGCCCACTGGTAGGCCAGCAGGCTGCGCAGCCCGGCCGCCTTGACGTGATCGTTGCCCGGCATCCGTCCCCACAGCGTGCCCTTGCCGTGTACCACCTCGTCGTGGCTGATCGGCAGCACATAGTTCTCGCTGAACGCATACAGCATCGAGAACGTCATCTCGTGGTGGTGGTAGTTGCGATAGATCGGGTCACGACTGATGTAGTCCAGGGTGTCGTGCATCCACCCCATGTTCCACTTCATCGAAAAGCCAAGGCCGCCAAGGTTGGTCGGTCGGGTGACACCCGGCCAGGACGTCGACTCCTCGGCGATCGTGACGATGCCCGGTGCCGCCTTGTGCACGGTGGCGTTCATCTCCTGCAGGAACTGCACCGCCTCGAGGTTCTCCCGGCCGCCGTAGATGTTCGGCGTCCAGCCGTCGGCCGGGCGGGAGTAGTCCAGGTAGAGCATCGAGGCCACGGCGTCCACCCGTAGGCCGTCGATGTGGTACTCCTGCAGCCAGTACAGCGCGTTGGCGACCAGGAAGTTACGCACCTCGGGTCGGCCGAAGTCGAAGACGTAGGTGCCCCAGTCGAGTTGCTCACCACGGCGCGGGTCGGAATGCTCGTAGAGCGCGGTGCCGTCGAACCGGCCGAGCGCCCAGCCGTCCTTCGGGAAGTGCGCGGGCACCCAGTCGACGATCACCCCGATCCCGGCCCGATGCAGCGTGTCCACCAGGAAGCGGAAGTCGTCGGGGGAGCCGAACCGCGATGTCGGCGCGTAGTAGGACGTCACCTGATAGCCCCAGGATCCGCCGAACGGGTGCTCGGCGACCGGCAGGAACTCGACGTGGGTGAAGCCCTGGGCGACAACATAATCGGTGAGCTGCTCGGCGAGCTGACGGTAGCTCAGACCGGGGCGCCACGAGCCCAGGTGCACCTCGTAGGTGCTCATCGGCTCGAACACCGGATTGTGGTTCGCCCGCCGCGTCATCCAGTCGGCGTCATCCCAGGTGTAGTGCGAGACGTTCACTTTCGAGGCGGTCTGCGGTGGCACCTCGGTGGCGAAGGCGAACGGGTCGGCGCGGTCGGTCACCGAGCCGTCGATGCCGTGCACCCGGAACTTGTAGAGGCCATCGGTGGGGAAGTCCGGCCAGAACAGCTCCCACACCCCGGAGGATCCCAGTACCCGCATCGGGGCGTCGTTGCCGTCCCAGTGGTTGAACTCACCGATCAGGCTGACGCCCTTGGCATTCGGAGCCCACACCGCGAACGAGACACCGTCGACCACCCCGTCGGGGGTGGTGAAGGACCGCGGGTGGGCGCCGAGGATCTCCCACAGCCGCTCGTGGCGGCCCTCGGCGAACAGGTGCAGATCCATCTCACCCAGCGTGGGCAGGAATCGGTATCCGTCGGCGACGGTGATGGTGTGGGTGTCGTTCTCGCCGGCCGGATAGCTGACCTCGAGACGGTAGTCGGCGAGGTTGGTGAACGGCAGCGCCACCGCGAACAGTCCGGCGTCGACGTGGCTGAACTCGTAGCGCCGGCCCCCGACGATCGCCACCACCTGGCGGGCATGCGGACGCAGCGCGCGCAGCACCGTGTGGTCGTCGTACTCGTGAGCGCCCAGGATGCTGTGCGGATCGTGATGAACCCCGGCCACCAGCCGGGCCACCTCGCCGGGATCCGGCGCCAGGTAGGGGCTGGCGAGCTTGTCTGTTCTCGTCATCTGCGCCTGAGCTCCTTTCGTCCCCGTCATTCCCGCCGAAGCAGCGTCAATCGCTGGTCGGCCGGTATCAGCGGCATGTTCAGCACGTGCGCCACCGCCCGCGCCGGCTCGATCCGCACGTAGTTCGCCTGGCCCCACTGGTATTCCTCCCCGGAGATCTCGTCCCGAACCCAGAATCGGTCGTAGGGCTGCATACCCAAAGCGGCCATGTTCAGCCACACCGTTCCCTCTTCGGCGCTGAACGCGTTGAGGGTGACCACCACCAGCACCGTGTCACCGGTGACCGGATCGAACTTGCTGTAGGCCAGCAGCGCGTCGTTGTCGACGTGGTGGAACGTGATGGTGCGCATCTGGCACAGCGCCGGATGGACCCGGCGAATCTCATTGAGCCGCTTCAGGAAAGGCTCCAGCGAATGTCCCTGGGCCAGGGCGCCCTCGAAGTGACGCGGGCGCAGCTCGTACTTCTCGGAGTTCAGGTACTCCTCGCTGCCCTCACGCACCGGCAGATGCTCGAACAGCTCGAAACCGGAGTAGACGCCCCACGACGTGCCCAGTGTGGCGGCCAGCACCGCGCGGATGGCGAACATGCCCGGCCCGCCAACCTGCAGGCTCTCGTGCAGGATGTCGGGGGTGTTGACGAACAGGTTGGGCCGCGCGTAGTCGGCGTGCTCGGCGATCTGGCGGCCGAACTGCTCGATCTCCCACTTGGCGGTGCGCCAGGTGAAGTACGAATACGACTGCGTGAAGCCGAGTTTGGCCAGCCCGTACATCCGGGCCGGGCGGGTGAACGCCTCGGACAGGAACAGCACGTCAGGGTCGACGGACTTGACCTCGCTGATCAGCCAGGCCCAGAAGTTCGGCGGCTTGGTGTGCGGGTTGTCGACGCGAAAGATCTTGACGCCGTGCTCGATCCAGTGCCGCACCACCCGCAGCACCTCGTCGTAGAGGCCACCCGGGTCGTTGTCGAAATTCA encodes:
- the glgB gene encoding 1,4-alpha-glucan branching protein GlgB — encoded protein: MTRTDKLASPYLAPDPGEVARLVAGVHHDPHSILGAHEYDDHTVLRALRPHARQVVAIVGGRRYEFSHVDAGLFAVALPFTNLADYRLEVSYPAGENDTHTITVADGYRFLPTLGEMDLHLFAEGRHERLWEILGAHPRSFTTPDGVVDGVSFAVWAPNAKGVSLIGEFNHWDGNDAPMRVLGSSGVWELFWPDFPTDGLYKFRVHGIDGSVTDRADPFAFATEVPPQTASKVNVSHYTWDDADWMTRRANHNPVFEPMSTYEVHLGSWRPGLSYRQLAEQLTDYVVAQGFTHVEFLPVAEHPFGGSWGYQVTSYYAPTSRFGSPDDFRFLVDTLHRAGIGVIVDWVPAHFPKDGWALGRFDGTALYEHSDPRRGEQLDWGTYVFDFGRPEVRNFLVANALYWLQEYHIDGLRVDAVASMLYLDYSRPADGWTPNIYGGRENLEAVQFLQEMNATVHKAAPGIVTIAEESTSWPGVTRPTNLGGLGFSMKWNMGWMHDTLDYISRDPIYRNYHHHEMTFSMLYAFSENYVLPISHDEVVHGKGTLWGRMPGNDHVKAAGLRSLLAYQWAHPGKQLLFMGQEFGQRAEWSEERGIDWYQLDENSFSDGILRFVADMNQIYRTRPALWSQDSRPEGYSWIDANDSANNVLSFLRYGNDGSVLACVFNFAGSEHTQYRLGLPHAGTWREVLNTDASIYNGGGAGNFGAVEATDDPWHGRPASATLVLPPTSAIWLEPA